ACTGGGTCTACGAACGCACGCGGCAGGGCTGCTTCCGCTGCGGTGGCCGGGTGCGCGTGGCCACCCAGGGGCACGACGTCCAGCGACGGCCCACCTGGTACTGCCCCCGCTGCCAGCAGGGTCCGGCTCCCGCGAGCTAGGAAATGCCGGTGCGGACCGGCTAGGATCGGCGACGTGACGTCGTTCAAGCTGCCGCTCTACGGCGCGGACACCGAACGCGGCGATCTCGCTCCCTGATCGCCCGCGGCCCTTCCCGTCACCTTTCCTCTCCTGAAAGCAGAACAGGGAGCTTCGCCATGCCCGCGAACACCACGGGCGCGGATCTGCGCGCCTTCGTCCAGGCCCTGCCCAAGGTCGAGCTGCACGTGCACCTGGTCGGTTCGGCCGGCATCGACACCGTGCTCGCCCTCGCCCGCCGCCACCCCGAAGCCGGGGTGCCCACCGACCGCGCCGCGCTGGCGGAGTTCTTCCGCTTCCGCGACTTCGACCACTTCCTCCGCGTCTACTGGGCCGTCCAGTCGATGGTCAAGGGCCGCGACGACGTCCGCGCGCTGGTGGTCGGGCTGGCCGCCGATCTCGCGCGCCAGAACGCCCGCTACGCCGAGGTGACCGTCACCCCGTACAACCACCTCCTCGACGGCATGTCCGGCGACGAACTGCTCGACGGGCTCGCCGATGGCCGGGCCGCCGCGGCGGCCGAGCACGGGGTGGAACTGGCGTGGTGCTTCGACATTCCCGGTGAGAAGGGCGTGAAGGCCGGCCGGGAAACGCTGCTGTTCGCGTTGCGCGAACGCCCCGACGGACTGGTCGGCTTCGGCCTCGGCGGGCCGGAGGTCGGCGTCGGGCGCGCGCAGTTCGCCCCCTTCTTCACCACCGCGCGCGAAGCCGGGTTGCACAGCGTTCCGCACGCCGGGGAAACCAGTGGCCCGGCCACGATCTGGTCGGCCGTGCACGATCTCGGCGCCGAGCGGATCGGCCACGGCACCAGTGCCGCCACCGATCCGGCCCTGCTGGCCCACCTGGCCGAGCACCGCATCGCGCTGGAGGTCTGCCCGACCTCGAACGTCCGCACCGGCCAGGTGCCCACCCTCGAGGCGCACCCGGTGCGGCGCCTGCTGGACCACGGCGTGGTGGTCACGCTGAACACCGACGACCCACCCATGTTCGGCGCCACGCTGAACGGCGAATACCTGGCGGTGGCACGGACACTGGGGTTGCGCGCGGCCGAACTGGCTCAGCTGGCGGCGAACGCGGTGACGTCTTCGTTCCTGCGTGCCGAGGTCAAGGCGGCACTGCTCGCGGAGATCGACTCGCTCCCCGTACCGGGCGACGAAATTTTGTTGCCGGAGCGCGAGAACTTGCCTAGCGTGGGCAGTACACGAGAAGGGAGGTGGTCCGAAGTTGGATATCAACAGGACTCGTGAGGTGACTGTCCGCTAGCGGACGGCAGAACGATTGGACTGACCAAGCAGGCGCCTCGGCCACCTGTCGGCTCGTACCCTGCTTCGTTTTGTTGCCTGCCAGTGAATACCAGGCAGTCACCGGTTCCCCGGTGCTCCCGAGCAACGGTCCGGCTCGGGCCCGCGCGTTTGACGGCGTGCGGGAGGCGCACCGGGGAAACCCATAACCACAGCAAGAAATCTGGGGAACCTTGCTTCGACCCGCCTATCCGATCCGGACGGCGCGCCTGCTGCTGCGGGCGTTCACCCCGGCCGATCTCGACGAGCTGAACGACTTCCAGTCGCGGCCCGAGGTGGCCCGCTTCCTTTACTGGGAACCGCGTTCGCGCGAGGAATCCGCGCTGGCGCTGGAAGCCCGTATCCGGAACTCGACGCTGGAAACCGAGGGCGAGT
The genomic region above belongs to Amycolatopsis sp. YIM 10 and contains:
- the add gene encoding adenosine deaminase: MPANTTGADLRAFVQALPKVELHVHLVGSAGIDTVLALARRHPEAGVPTDRAALAEFFRFRDFDHFLRVYWAVQSMVKGRDDVRALVVGLAADLARQNARYAEVTVTPYNHLLDGMSGDELLDGLADGRAAAAAEHGVELAWCFDIPGEKGVKAGRETLLFALRERPDGLVGFGLGGPEVGVGRAQFAPFFTTAREAGLHSVPHAGETSGPATIWSAVHDLGAERIGHGTSAATDPALLAHLAEHRIALEVCPTSNVRTGQVPTLEAHPVRRLLDHGVVVTLNTDDPPMFGATLNGEYLAVARTLGLRAAELAQLAANAVTSSFLRAEVKAALLAEIDSLPVPGDEILLPERENLPSVGSTREGRWSEVGYQQDS